From Hydractinia symbiolongicarpus strain clone_291-10 chromosome 11, HSymV2.1, whole genome shotgun sequence, the proteins below share one genomic window:
- the LOC130614729 gene encoding uncharacterized protein LOC130614729, translating into MASSKNKVTATIVLTVVVYIIHLVFNGLASKGASNLFPRSVGDASDVFKLEMTPVGATFSIWGIIFAYQIIWLIYAVSTIFRQGDHTEILSTKFYMCFMTNIIFVVIWLFVWTRLEAAPSFIVIMIAQVFIDLAIALACSELTAYEETNELNSSNKVDIWCQRILVQNGLLFYGTWTTVATLINTAVVFAYELEATTEKSSLIALSFLGILSIIWFVLENFVLCRFTGYTFTPYIALIYALSGIFAARGKPNDPVGGLTLGLLILSIVLFIVRIVLIFLNHRKRASYDSIGYNARSEAVRS; encoded by the coding sequence ACTGGCTAGCAAAGGCGCCAGTAATCTTTTCCCAAGATCAGTGGGCGATGCATCAGACGTATTTAAATTGGAAATGACTCCAGTTGGAGCTACATTCTCGATTTGGGGCATTATTTTTGCGTATCAAATTATATGGTTGATTTACGCTGTTTCGACAATTTTCCGGCAAGGTGATCACACGGAGATTCTGTCAACAAAGTTTTACATGTGTTTTATGACAAATATCATCTTTGTTGTCATTTGGTTGTTCGTCTGGACCCGCTTGGAAGCTGCACCATCATTCATTGTGATCATGATCGCACAGGTCTTTATCGATCTCGCTATTGCACTTGCATGCTCTGAACTGACAGCATACGAAGAAACAAACGAGTTAAACTCAAGTAACAAAGTGGATATCTGGTGCCAACGAATTCTAGTTCAAAATGGTTTGTTGTTTTACGGAACATGGACCACTGTAGCAACTTTGATCAACACGGCTGTTGTTTTCGCCTACGAATTAGAAGCAACCACAGAAAAATCCTCTTTGATCGCCTTATCATTCCTTGGAATACTCAGCATTATTTGGtttgttttagaaaatttcGTGCTTTGCAGATTCACCGGCTATACGTTTACGCCATACATTGCACTTATCTACGCGCTCAGTGGAATTTTTGCTGCGAGGGGAAAACCAAACGATCCGGTTGGAGGTCTGACTTTGGGCTTATTGATACTCTCCATCGTCTTATTCATTGTAAGAATCGTATTGATCTTTTTAAACCACAGGAAAAGAGCGTCGTACGATTCGATAGGATATAACGCAAGAAGCGAAGCAGTTAGAAGTTAA